From Nicotiana tabacum cultivar K326 chromosome 22, ASM71507v2, whole genome shotgun sequence, one genomic window encodes:
- the LOC107760681 gene encoding putative GPI-anchored protein At1g61900 isoform X11: protein MSELPSTPNSGTFQPIDISPAMIPHYPFPGEPLPPMYPSFPKTYDPVLTGRCPVNFSVISSITGKTASDCTQSLSTVVGNVICCPQFNSLLHIFQGFYSNRSDTLVLQNAVADDCFKDIISILASRGANSSLSSMCSVKSSNLTGGSCPVKDISTFEKALNTSKLLDSCITVDPLKECCRPVCQPAISEAALQISGIKTALSDKKNIVGAPSEIDTLNDCKGVVYSWIARKLRFEDANTAFRLLSSCKINKACPLEFKQPSEVINACRNLAAPSPSCCSSLNAYITGIQKQMLITNRQAILCAAVFGSMLQKAGVMTNVYELCDVDLKDFSLQGCLLRSLPADLVYDNSTGFSFTCDLNDNIAAPWPSSSSVTSLSLCAPEMSLPALPTSQTLGISGCHLGRVHFFVPTLLFFVSALLY from the exons ATGTCTGAACTACCTAGCACACCTAACAGTGGAACTTTTCAGCCAATTGACATATCACCCGCTATGATCCCCCATTATCCTTTTCCTGGAGAACCTTTGCCACCAATGTACCCTTCCTTCCCAAAGACTTATGACCCTGTCTTGACTGGAAGATGCCCTGTAAATTTCTCAGTCATTTCGAGCATCACAGGAAAAACAGCATCTGATTGTACTCAATCTTTGTCTACAGTAGTAGGGAATGTAATATGCTGCCCGCAGTTTAATAGCTTACTCCACATATTCCAGGGATTTTACAGCAACCGTTCTGATACTTTAGTTTTACAAAATGCGGTGGCTGATGATTGTTTTAAAGATATCATCAGTATACTAGCCAGCAGAGGAGCAAACAGCTCCTTATCTAGCATGTGTTCTGTAAAGTCGTCCAATCTGACTGGCGGGTCTTGCCCCGTGAAGGACATCAGTACCTTTGAGAAAGCATTAAATACAAGCAAACTGTTAGATTCATGCATCACAGTTGATCCTCTGAAAGAGTGCTGCAGGCCTGTTTGCCAGCCTGCAATTTCTGAGGCTGCACTTCAGATATCTGGGATAAAAACGGCTCTCAGTGATAAGAAGAACATAGTTGGAGCACCTAGTGAAATTGACACTCTTAATGATTGTAAGGGAGTGGTCTATTCATGGATTGCTAGGAAACTAAGGTTTGAGGATGCCAATACTGCATTTCGGTTGTTGTCTTCCTGCAAAATTAACAAAG CTTGTCCCCTGGAATTCAAGCAGCCATCTGAAGTGATCAATGCATGCAGAAATTTAGCTGCTCCAAGTCCTTCATGTTGTAGCTCGTTAAATGCTTACATCACAGGGATACAGAAGCAAATGTTGATCACAAATCGGCAAGCAATTTTGTGTGCTGCTGTATTTGGTTCTATGTTGCAGAAGGCTGGAGTTATGACAAACGTTTATGAGCTTTGTGATGTTGACTTGAAAGATTTTAGTCTCCAAG GGTGCTTGCTTCGAAGCTTGCCAGCAGATCTGGTGTATGACAATTCAACAGGCTTCAGCTTTACTTGTGACTTAAATGACAATATTGCTGCTCCATGGCCTTCATCATCGTCGGTGACATCCTTGTCTCTTTGTGCTCCTG AAATGTCTTTGCCAGCTTTACCAACATCACAGACATTGGGCATTTCTG GTTGTCACCTGGGTAGAGTGCATTTCTTTGTGCCCACTCTTCTGTTTTTTGTTTCAGCATTATTGTACTGA
- the LOC107760681 gene encoding putative GPI-anchored protein At1g61900 isoform X4 produces MLHFPLSGSFCHLLLVVALWLSSYQNVVALPLLPKPWQAPSMSELPSTPNSGTFQPIDISPAMIPHYPFPGEPLPPMYPSFPKTYDPVLTGRCPVNFSVISSITGKTASDCTQSLSTVVGNVICCPQFNSLLHIFQGFYSNRSDTLVLQNAVADDCFKDIISILASRGANSSLSSMCSVKSSNLTGGSCPVKDISTFEKALNTSKLLDSCITVDPLKECCRPVCQPAISEAALQISGIKTALSDKKNIVGAPSEIDTLNDCKGVVYSWIARKLRFEDANTAFRLLSSCKINKACPLEFKQPSEVINACRNLAAPSPSCCSSLNAYITGIQKQMLITNRQAILCAAVFGSMLQKAGVMTNVYELCDVDLKDFSLQAYGQEGCLLRSLPADLVYDNSTGFSFTCDLNDNIAAPWPSSSSVTSLSLCAPEMSLPALPTSQTLGISGCHLGRVHFFVPTLLFFVSALLY; encoded by the exons GTTCGTTTTGCCACCTGCTGCTAGTAGTTGCTCTCTGGTTGTCTAGCTATCAAAATGTAGTGGCTCTGCCTCTGTTACCTAAACCTTGGCAAGCCCCTTCCATGTCTGAACTACCTAGCACACCTAACAGTGGAACTTTTCAGCCAATTGACATATCACCCGCTATGATCCCCCATTATCCTTTTCCTGGAGAACCTTTGCCACCAATGTACCCTTCCTTCCCAAAGACTTATGACCCTGTCTTGACTGGAAGATGCCCTGTAAATTTCTCAGTCATTTCGAGCATCACAGGAAAAACAGCATCTGATTGTACTCAATCTTTGTCTACAGTAGTAGGGAATGTAATATGCTGCCCGCAGTTTAATAGCTTACTCCACATATTCCAGGGATTTTACAGCAACCGTTCTGATACTTTAGTTTTACAAAATGCGGTGGCTGATGATTGTTTTAAAGATATCATCAGTATACTAGCCAGCAGAGGAGCAAACAGCTCCTTATCTAGCATGTGTTCTGTAAAGTCGTCCAATCTGACTGGCGGGTCTTGCCCCGTGAAGGACATCAGTACCTTTGAGAAAGCATTAAATACAAGCAAACTGTTAGATTCATGCATCACAGTTGATCCTCTGAAAGAGTGCTGCAGGCCTGTTTGCCAGCCTGCAATTTCTGAGGCTGCACTTCAGATATCTGGGATAAAAACGGCTCTCAGTGATAAGAAGAACATAGTTGGAGCACCTAGTGAAATTGACACTCTTAATGATTGTAAGGGAGTGGTCTATTCATGGATTGCTAGGAAACTAAGGTTTGAGGATGCCAATACTGCATTTCGGTTGTTGTCTTCCTGCAAAATTAACAAAG CTTGTCCCCTGGAATTCAAGCAGCCATCTGAAGTGATCAATGCATGCAGAAATTTAGCTGCTCCAAGTCCTTCATGTTGTAGCTCGTTAAATGCTTACATCACAGGGATACAGAAGCAAATGTTGATCACAAATCGGCAAGCAATTTTGTGTGCTGCTGTATTTGGTTCTATGTTGCAGAAGGCTGGAGTTATGACAAACGTTTATGAGCTTTGTGATGTTGACTTGAAAGATTTTAGTCTCCAAG CGTATGGGCAAGAAG GGTGCTTGCTTCGAAGCTTGCCAGCAGATCTGGTGTATGACAATTCAACAGGCTTCAGCTTTACTTGTGACTTAAATGACAATATTGCTGCTCCATGGCCTTCATCATCGTCGGTGACATCCTTGTCTCTTTGTGCTCCTG AAATGTCTTTGCCAGCTTTACCAACATCACAGACATTGGGCATTTCTG GTTGTCACCTGGGTAGAGTGCATTTCTTTGTGCCCACTCTTCTGTTTTTTGTTTCAGCATTATTGTACTGA
- the LOC107760681 gene encoding putative GPI-anchored protein At1g61900 isoform X9, whose amino-acid sequence MSELPSTPNSGTFQPIDISPAMIPHYPFPGEPLPPMYPSFPKTYDPVLTGRCPVNFSVISSITGKTASDCTQSLSTVVGNVICCPQFNSLLHIFQGFYSNRSDTLVLQNAVADDCFKDIISILASRGANSSLSSMCSVKSSNLTGGSCPVKDISTFEKALNTSKLLDSCITVDPLKECCRPVCQPAISEAALQISGIKTALSDKKNIVGAPSEIDTLNDCKGVVYSWIARKLRFEDANTAFRLLSSCKINKACPLEFKQPSEVINACRNLAAPSPSCCSSLNAYITGIQKQMLITNRQAILCAAVFGSMLQKAGVMTNVYELCDVDLKDFSLQAYGQEAGCLLRSLPADLVYDNSTGFSFTCDLNDNIAAPWPSSSSVTSLSLCAPEMSLPALPTSQTLGISGCHLGRVHFFVPTLLFFVSALLY is encoded by the exons ATGTCTGAACTACCTAGCACACCTAACAGTGGAACTTTTCAGCCAATTGACATATCACCCGCTATGATCCCCCATTATCCTTTTCCTGGAGAACCTTTGCCACCAATGTACCCTTCCTTCCCAAAGACTTATGACCCTGTCTTGACTGGAAGATGCCCTGTAAATTTCTCAGTCATTTCGAGCATCACAGGAAAAACAGCATCTGATTGTACTCAATCTTTGTCTACAGTAGTAGGGAATGTAATATGCTGCCCGCAGTTTAATAGCTTACTCCACATATTCCAGGGATTTTACAGCAACCGTTCTGATACTTTAGTTTTACAAAATGCGGTGGCTGATGATTGTTTTAAAGATATCATCAGTATACTAGCCAGCAGAGGAGCAAACAGCTCCTTATCTAGCATGTGTTCTGTAAAGTCGTCCAATCTGACTGGCGGGTCTTGCCCCGTGAAGGACATCAGTACCTTTGAGAAAGCATTAAATACAAGCAAACTGTTAGATTCATGCATCACAGTTGATCCTCTGAAAGAGTGCTGCAGGCCTGTTTGCCAGCCTGCAATTTCTGAGGCTGCACTTCAGATATCTGGGATAAAAACGGCTCTCAGTGATAAGAAGAACATAGTTGGAGCACCTAGTGAAATTGACACTCTTAATGATTGTAAGGGAGTGGTCTATTCATGGATTGCTAGGAAACTAAGGTTTGAGGATGCCAATACTGCATTTCGGTTGTTGTCTTCCTGCAAAATTAACAAAG CTTGTCCCCTGGAATTCAAGCAGCCATCTGAAGTGATCAATGCATGCAGAAATTTAGCTGCTCCAAGTCCTTCATGTTGTAGCTCGTTAAATGCTTACATCACAGGGATACAGAAGCAAATGTTGATCACAAATCGGCAAGCAATTTTGTGTGCTGCTGTATTTGGTTCTATGTTGCAGAAGGCTGGAGTTATGACAAACGTTTATGAGCTTTGTGATGTTGACTTGAAAGATTTTAGTCTCCAAG CGTATGGGCAAGAAG CAGGGTGCTTGCTTCGAAGCTTGCCAGCAGATCTGGTGTATGACAATTCAACAGGCTTCAGCTTTACTTGTGACTTAAATGACAATATTGCTGCTCCATGGCCTTCATCATCGTCGGTGACATCCTTGTCTCTTTGTGCTCCTG AAATGTCTTTGCCAGCTTTACCAACATCACAGACATTGGGCATTTCTG GTTGTCACCTGGGTAGAGTGCATTTCTTTGTGCCCACTCTTCTGTTTTTTGTTTCAGCATTATTGTACTGA
- the LOC107760681 gene encoding putative GPI-anchored protein At1g61900 isoform X10, which produces MSELPSTPNSGTFQPIDISPAMIPHYPFPGEPLPPMYPSFPKTYDPVLTGRCPVNFSVISSITGKTASDCTQSLSTVVGNVICCPQFNSLLHIFQGFYSNRSDTLVLQNAVADDCFKDIISILASRGANSSLSSMCSVKSSNLTGGSCPVKDISTFEKALNTSKLLDSCITVDPLKECCRPVCQPAISEAALQISGIKTALSDKKNIVGAPSEIDTLNDCKGVVYSWIARKLRFEDANTAFRLLSSCKINKACPLEFKQPSEVINACRNLAAPSPSCCSSLNAYITGIQKQMLITNRQAILCAAVFGSMLQKAGVMTNVYELCDVDLKDFSLQAYGQEGCLLRSLPADLVYDNSTGFSFTCDLNDNIAAPWPSSSSVTSLSLCAPEMSLPALPTSQTLGISGCHLGRVHFFVPTLLFFVSALLY; this is translated from the exons ATGTCTGAACTACCTAGCACACCTAACAGTGGAACTTTTCAGCCAATTGACATATCACCCGCTATGATCCCCCATTATCCTTTTCCTGGAGAACCTTTGCCACCAATGTACCCTTCCTTCCCAAAGACTTATGACCCTGTCTTGACTGGAAGATGCCCTGTAAATTTCTCAGTCATTTCGAGCATCACAGGAAAAACAGCATCTGATTGTACTCAATCTTTGTCTACAGTAGTAGGGAATGTAATATGCTGCCCGCAGTTTAATAGCTTACTCCACATATTCCAGGGATTTTACAGCAACCGTTCTGATACTTTAGTTTTACAAAATGCGGTGGCTGATGATTGTTTTAAAGATATCATCAGTATACTAGCCAGCAGAGGAGCAAACAGCTCCTTATCTAGCATGTGTTCTGTAAAGTCGTCCAATCTGACTGGCGGGTCTTGCCCCGTGAAGGACATCAGTACCTTTGAGAAAGCATTAAATACAAGCAAACTGTTAGATTCATGCATCACAGTTGATCCTCTGAAAGAGTGCTGCAGGCCTGTTTGCCAGCCTGCAATTTCTGAGGCTGCACTTCAGATATCTGGGATAAAAACGGCTCTCAGTGATAAGAAGAACATAGTTGGAGCACCTAGTGAAATTGACACTCTTAATGATTGTAAGGGAGTGGTCTATTCATGGATTGCTAGGAAACTAAGGTTTGAGGATGCCAATACTGCATTTCGGTTGTTGTCTTCCTGCAAAATTAACAAAG CTTGTCCCCTGGAATTCAAGCAGCCATCTGAAGTGATCAATGCATGCAGAAATTTAGCTGCTCCAAGTCCTTCATGTTGTAGCTCGTTAAATGCTTACATCACAGGGATACAGAAGCAAATGTTGATCACAAATCGGCAAGCAATTTTGTGTGCTGCTGTATTTGGTTCTATGTTGCAGAAGGCTGGAGTTATGACAAACGTTTATGAGCTTTGTGATGTTGACTTGAAAGATTTTAGTCTCCAAG CGTATGGGCAAGAAG GGTGCTTGCTTCGAAGCTTGCCAGCAGATCTGGTGTATGACAATTCAACAGGCTTCAGCTTTACTTGTGACTTAAATGACAATATTGCTGCTCCATGGCCTTCATCATCGTCGGTGACATCCTTGTCTCTTTGTGCTCCTG AAATGTCTTTGCCAGCTTTACCAACATCACAGACATTGGGCATTTCTG GTTGTCACCTGGGTAGAGTGCATTTCTTTGTGCCCACTCTTCTGTTTTTTGTTTCAGCATTATTGTACTGA